A region of Argentina anserina chromosome 5, drPotAnse1.1, whole genome shotgun sequence DNA encodes the following proteins:
- the LOC126795402 gene encoding COP1-interactive protein 1-like: MLYADIESNVTRIFKLIKSEDLEKKDGDQKYSKNDMELVGLIENFYHQYQSLYALYDHLIGESGKIVRRRNGATCSSPLSPSSSISDSEYFSSDETDINHVKPENLGHQKIADSSNHELKTENLGLKLITLSRSSSEEVKDAINTEYLAALKKVHADATKEDFKNEVDDSVKELSALVEAHEHQSPARVKELEGQLAGFKTCLESLCCQKRDLEGWKESKLAEAKQLGDKNIGLHTRILELELVLKEKNDEISDLQKKLENEESSASKVAHFMAQTSNLQLQVESLRAQKGEIEERMTNVKNESSAQVKEFTDKINEMQQELENLRWQRAETQIQLDGKNKEISQEQHQIEILKEELKRKDVAEKQMSEERQRYLKQVKDMELEVDSLRSHKKNLEKLKRSKMHEADKLRREIGVLRAKVVDLEKTLSERAEEVSSLRKQCEDGKNEASTQLMTFTTQVSGLKQELDSLKRQKSQLELQCEKENKEWLKRLTTTENETEKKMLEERHQFRDQVKDMEKEVESLCSQKTSLENQITLKIHDTNMLQRENERLNTSIFELEKTLTEKGDEVEALRRECEDEHNEAVETAYKLMDLTTQVSDLEQEMETLKTKKSQLELQIETYNKEYKERHIEMEGKIVDQQRVIKEYEDIIKKITKESNNAKMWFPESKLNLQLAERKMEELVKKHRVHFEDTVRLLYQRIRVAEHIQNETKESYRRMKDDYEKEAKEIKEKLAFYENPLKKMKGMSETAKRTLNRLDRVACTFDKHHNNVLNNISRMSDEVQLAKTWVTIAISEIKRLKHDSDCLATQLGEKEEHEKLLREKVWKLEATASKEAGEKLNLMNNFSQLEKQVTKMERTIKEKDEDFLSLGEEKREAIRQLCILIDHHRIRYDDLKQVISKKSGRPIL, from the coding sequence ATGTTATATGCAGACATTGAAAGTAATGTGACAAGGATCTTCAAGCTTATAAAAAGTGAAGACCTCGAAAAGAAAGATGGGGAccaaaaatattcaaaaaatGATATGGAACTTGTTGGACTCATTGAGAATTTCTACCACCAGTACCAGTCCCTCTATGCCTTGTATGATCATCTAATTGGAGAGTCAGGAAAAATAGTTCGGAGAAGAAATGGAGCAACATGCTCTTCTCCCTTGTCTCCTTCCAGCTCTATCTCAGACTCTGAGTATTTTTCCTCGGATGAAACCGACATTAATCATGTCAAGCCAGAAAATCTCGGGCATCAGAAGATCGCAGACAGCAGTAATCATGAACTTAAAACCGAGAATCTGGGTCTGAAGCTTATTACATTGTCCAGGAGTTCTAGTGAAGAAGTAAAAGATGCAATAAATACAGAATATTTAGCTGCACTGAAAAAAGTACATGCAGATGCTACAAAGGAGGATTTTAAGAATGAAGTTGATGATAGTGTAAAGGAACTTTCAGCTCTTGTGGAGGCGCATGAACATCAATCACCAGCTAGGGTGAAAGAGTTAGAGGGCCAGTTAGCTGGATTCAAAACTTGTTTGGAGTCCTTGTGCTGCCAGAAAAGAGATTTGGAAGGATGGAAAGAAAGCAAACTTGCTGAGGCTAAACAGCTAGGAGATAAAAACATAGGTCTCCATACCAGGATTTTGGAGCTTGAGTtagttttaaaagaaaaaaatgatgaaataTCTGATCTCCAGAAGAAACTTGAAAACGAGGAGAGTTCGGCATCAAAAGTAGCACATTTTATGGCACAAACCAGCAATCTGCAATTGCAAGTTGAGTCATTGCGTGCTCAAAAAGGGGAAATAGAAGAAAGGATGACTAACGTAAAAAATGAATCATCTGCTCAAGTAAAGGAATTCACAGATAAGATCAATGAAATGCAGCAAGAATTAGAGAATCTGCGGTGGCAGAGAGCCGAAACACAAATACAATTGGATGGGAAGAACAAAGAGATCTCACAAGAGCAGCACCAAATAGAAATTTTGAAGGAAGaactaaaaagaaaagatgtaGCTGAAAAACAAATGTCAGAAGAAAGACAACGTTATCTTAAACAGGTGAAGGATATGGAATTGGAAGTGGACTCTCTACGCAGCCACAAAAAGAATCTGGAAAAGCTGAAAAGGAGTAAAATGCATGAGGCAGATAAGTTGAGAAGGGAAATTGGGGTCCTGCGTGCTAAGGTAgttgacttggagaaaactttGTCTGAAAGAGCGGAGGAGGTTTCTTCCCTTCGTAAACAATGTGAGGATGGAAAGAATGAAGCTTCTACTCAACTTATGACTTTCACAACACAGGTAAGCGGTTTGAAACAGGAGCTGGATTCTTTGAAGCGCCAGAAGAGCCAGCTAGAATTGCAGTGTGAGAAAGAGAACAAAGAATGGTTGAAAAGACTAACCACAACAGAAaatgaaactgaaaaaaaGATGCTAGAAGAAAGACATCAGTTTCGTGATCAAGTGAAGGACATGGAAAAGGAAGTGGAATCTCTGTGCAGCCAAAAGACCAGTTTGGAAAACCAGATAACGCTTAAAATCCATGATACTAATATGTTGCAACGTGAAAATGAGAGACTAAATACAAGCATTTTTGAGTTGGAGAAGACATTGACCGAGAAAGGGGATGAGGTTGAAGCTCTTCGTAGAGAATGCGAGGATGAACACAATGAAGCTGTTGAAACTGCTTATAAACTGATGGACTTAACAACACAGGTAAGCGATTTGGAACAAGAGATGGAAACCTTGAAGACCAAGAAGAGCCAGTTGGAGTTGCAGATTGAGACATATAACAAAGAGTATAAAGAAAGACATATTGAGATGGAAGGAAAGATTGTGGATCAGCAAAGAGTCATTAAGGAATATGAAGATATTATTAAGAAGATCACTAAGGAATCCAACAATGCTAAAATGTGGTTTCCTGAATCCAAACTAAATCTACAGCTTGCAGAAAGAAAGATGGAAGAATTGGTAAAAAAGCACCGTGTGCATTTTGAAGACACTGTCCGGCTTTTATATCAGAGAATCCGGGTAGCAGAACATatacaaaatgaaacaaaagagaGCTACAGGAGGATGAAAGATGATTATGAGAAAGAAGCTAAGGAGATCAAAGAAAAGCTTGCATTTTATGAGAATCCACTCAAAAAGATGAAGGGGATGTCTGAAACAGCAAAGAGAACATTGAACCGATTGGATAGGGTGGCATGCACGTTTGATAAGCACCACAACAACGTTTTGAACAACATTTCCAGAATGTCAGATGAGGTTCAGCTTGCGAAAACTTGGGTCACTATAGCAATTAGCGAGATCAAACGGCTGAAACATGACTCAGATTGCTTGGCTACGCAGCTTGGTGAAAAGGAAGAACATGAGAAATTGTTAAGGGAGAAAGTTTGGAAGTTAGAAGCAACTGCAAGCAAAGAAGCGGGCGAGAAGCTGAACTTAATGAACAACTTTAGCCAACTCGAGAAGCAAGTAACGAAAATGGAGAGGACGATAAAGGAGAAGGATGAAGACTTCTTGAGTCTTGGTGAGGAGAAGAGGGAGGCCATAAGGCAGCTTTGTATCTTGATTGATCATCACCGGATCCGCTATGATGATCTTAAGCAAGTGATATCAAAGAAGTCTGGTAGACCAATATTGTAA